In a genomic window of Chrysemys picta bellii isolate R12L10 chromosome 1, ASM1138683v2, whole genome shotgun sequence:
- the LOC101933762 gene encoding probable tRNA methyltransferase 9B isoform X3 — protein MVCHSLCLPYRNECFDAVLSIAVIHHFSTKERRVRAIKEMARTLRVGGQMMIYVWAMEQKRRKFEKQDVFVPWNPSPPSWTLSNTCSRGIQKSINQKDKRLALDQHSPKLAGTLKAHRQARSSSFVGEKETTHNLFEKSLRWSLFSRSLDSILDLSNQWHQRELSTFSNGNIQLDELNRGKLFEQIRQGGFMKHISNLSLRCRQNSEDNASEVAVEPGSPMICHPVPFKSCYSELGQDTKQPPVSPAIIHDCSRVCLPDLVSHQKDVKQQLKIDYHPKQSAFHQLQNRRKTVSSLQDTNNYCSMATWNKQPQRSPNGACLRYYHVFKEGELVELIEHHVPELHVIHSYFDHANWCVIAEKIHVWKI, from the coding sequence TGATCCACCATTTTTCAACAAAGGAGCGGCGCGTGCGAGCGATAAAGGAGATGGCTCGCACCTTGAGAGTAGGTGGCCAGATGATGATATACGTGTGGGCAATGGAGCAAAAACGGCGAAAATTTGAAAAGCAGGATGTCTTTGTTCCTTGGAATCCTTCACCACCTTCCTGGACCTTGAGTAACACTTGTTCTCGTGGAATACAGAAATCAATTAATCAAAAGGACAAAAGGCTGGCTTTGGACCAACACTCCCCTAAGTTAGCTGGCACTTTAAAAGCACACAGGCAAGCAAGAAGCTCATCCTTTGTGGGGGAGAAGGAAACCACACACAACTTATTTGAAAAATCCCTGAGATGGTCTCTCTTTTCAAGATCACTTGATTCAATATTAGACTTGAGTAATCAGTGGCACCAAAGAGAGCTTAGCACATTTTCCAATGGCAATATTCAGCTGGATGAATTAAACAGGGGAAAGCTTTTTGAACAAATCAGGCAAGGTGGCTTCATGAAGCATATTTCCAACTTGTCTTTGCGTTGCAGGCAGAATTCTGAAGATAATGCTTCTGAAGTAGCTGTAGAACCAGGGTCACCTATGATATGTCACCCAGTGCCTTTCAAAAGTTGTTATTCAGAATTAGGCCAGGACACTAAGCAGCCCCCAGTGTCTCCAGCTATAATTCATGACTGCAGCAGAGTGTGTTTACCTGACCTGGTTTCCCATCAAAAAGATGTCAAACAGCAACTTAAAATAGATTATCACCCAAAACAATCAGCTTTCCACCAACTccaaaacagaaggaaaacagtcAGCTCTCTACAGGATACCAATAATTATTGTTCCATGGCCACATGGAACAAACAGCCGCAAAGGAGTCCTAATGGGGCTTGTCTTAGGTACTACCATGTTTTTAAAGAAGGGGAGTTGGTTGAACTGATAGAACATCATGTTCCTGAGCTACATGTTATTCATTCATACTTTGACCATGCAAATTGGTGTGTGATTGCAGAAAAGATTCACGTGTGGAAGATctag